In the Phaeobacter gallaeciensis genome, one interval contains:
- a CDS encoding ABC transporter ATP-binding protein produces the protein MSSKDMILRTDALTKHFGGVGFLKKSPVVQAVDGISLEVKRGETFAIVGESGCGKSTLARLLMRLLEPTSGEVVFDGKDISHAAGPDLTRLRRDMQFIFQDPFSSLNPRMTVGKLIAEPLEVHAPELSAAERRAKVADIMQKVGLPAEHAGRYPHEFSGGQRQRIGIARALITGPKLVIGDEPVSALDVSVQAQVINLLGDLSRELGVTLVVIAHDLGVIRHMSDRVAVMYLGRIVEMGTAEEVFSAPHHPYTQALLASIPAPRPEGEDRMTTLTGEMPSPAAPPPGCRFHTRCPFARPDCKTTVPDLSAVEGASHQVACHHWQEIDAPAGAPQQAPHSAAAEERFALYRAAIEGAKVTPLTPE, from the coding sequence ATGAGCAGCAAGGACATGATTCTCCGCACCGACGCGCTGACCAAACATTTCGGCGGCGTCGGCTTTCTGAAGAAATCCCCGGTGGTGCAGGCGGTCGACGGGATCTCGCTTGAGGTGAAGCGCGGCGAGACCTTTGCCATCGTCGGCGAATCCGGTTGCGGCAAATCCACCCTCGCGCGGTTGCTGATGCGGCTGCTGGAGCCCACGTCGGGGGAGGTCGTCTTTGACGGCAAGGACATCAGCCATGCCGCCGGACCGGATCTGACCCGGCTGCGCCGCGATATGCAGTTCATCTTTCAGGATCCGTTTTCCTCGCTCAACCCGCGCATGACCGTGGGCAAGCTGATCGCAGAACCGCTGGAGGTCCACGCCCCCGAGCTGAGCGCCGCCGAACGCCGCGCCAAGGTGGCCGACATCATGCAGAAGGTCGGCCTGCCCGCAGAACACGCGGGCCGCTATCCGCATGAATTCTCCGGCGGGCAACGACAGCGGATCGGCATTGCCCGCGCCCTGATCACCGGACCAAAACTGGTCATCGGGGATGAGCCGGTCTCGGCGCTGGATGTCTCGGTACAGGCGCAGGTGATCAACCTTCTGGGTGATCTCAGCCGCGAACTGGGGGTAACGCTGGTCGTCATTGCCCATGATCTGGGCGTGATCCGCCACATGAGCGACCGTGTCGCCGTCATGTATCTGGGCCGTATCGTGGAAATGGGCACCGCCGAAGAGGTCTTCAGCGCCCCGCACCATCCCTACACCCAGGCCCTGCTGGCCTCGATCCCGGCGCCCCGCCCCGAGGGCGAGGACCGCATGACGACGCTGACCGGCGAAATGCCCAGCCCCGCCGCACCGCCGCCCGGCTGCCGGTTTCACACCCGCTGCCCCTTTGCGCGGCCGGATTGCAAAACCACGGTACCGGATCTGTCCGCCGTGGAGGGCGCATCACATCAGGTGGCCTGCCACCACTGGCAGGAGATCGACGCTCCGGCCGGTGCGCCGCAGCAGGCCCCCCATTCCGCTGCTGCCGAAGAACGGTTTGCCCTGTACCGCGCCGCCATCGAAGGCGCCAAGGTCACCCCGCTGACGCCGGAATAA
- a CDS encoding ABC transporter substrate-binding protein, whose protein sequence is MKHLKPTLMAALLGATALGMMTTGASAKDLRIGLQSDADVLDPDQSRTFVGRIVYASLCDKLVDITPDLEIIPQLATAWQVSEDGMTVTMQLREGVVFHDGTPFNAEAVAANIERSKTLDESRRKSELSSITSTEVTGEYEIKLNLKGPDATLLAQLADRAGMMMSPTAAATAGVDFGLNPVCSGPFSFEERVAQDKIVLKRFPDYWNADKIAFDSVTFLPIPDTTVRLANLQSGDIDMLERLAATDLAQANADANIAVADAVSLGYQGITFNLNNGEKGDNPWGNDARLRQAFSYAIDRNAINQVVFEGAFAAGNQPYPPTSPWYDADYPVPGRDVAKAKELLAEAGYPDGLELEVQVPNTTVPLQLMQVVQAMAAEAGIDVKIVSKEFATLLADQSAGDYTASQIGWSGRVDPDGNIHQFMTTNGGLNDSKYSNPAVDEALNAARVAASTEARKASYDAARDVLVEESPIVYLYHQTWIWAHNTNLEGFTAYPDGMIRLEGVTWNE, encoded by the coding sequence ATGAAACACTTGAAACCCACCCTGATGGCTGCCCTTCTCGGCGCCACCGCATTGGGGATGATGACCACCGGCGCCAGCGCCAAGGATCTGCGCATCGGCCTGCAATCGGACGCCGACGTGCTGGACCCGGATCAGTCGCGCACCTTCGTGGGCCGCATCGTCTATGCCTCGCTCTGCGACAAGCTGGTCGACATCACCCCGGATCTGGAAATCATCCCGCAGCTGGCCACCGCATGGCAGGTGTCCGAGGATGGCATGACCGTCACCATGCAGCTGCGCGAAGGCGTGGTATTCCACGATGGCACCCCCTTCAACGCCGAGGCCGTGGCCGCGAATATCGAACGCTCCAAGACCCTCGATGAATCGCGCCGCAAATCCGAGCTGTCCTCCATCACCTCGACCGAAGTGACCGGCGAGTATGAGATCAAGCTGAACCTCAAAGGCCCCGACGCGACGCTTCTGGCGCAGCTGGCCGACCGTGCCGGCATGATGATGTCGCCCACCGCCGCCGCGACAGCAGGCGTGGATTTCGGCCTCAACCCGGTCTGCTCCGGCCCGTTCAGCTTTGAAGAGCGTGTCGCCCAGGACAAGATCGTCCTGAAGCGGTTCCCGGACTACTGGAACGCCGACAAGATCGCCTTTGACAGCGTGACCTTCCTGCCGATCCCGGACACCACCGTGCGTCTGGCCAACCTGCAGTCGGGTGATATCGACATGCTGGAGCGTCTGGCCGCCACCGACCTGGCACAGGCCAATGCAGATGCGAATATCGCTGTCGCCGACGCGGTTTCGCTGGGCTATCAGGGCATCACCTTCAACCTGAACAACGGTGAAAAGGGCGACAACCCCTGGGGCAACGACGCGCGCCTGCGTCAGGCGTTCAGCTATGCCATCGACCGCAACGCGATCAACCAGGTGGTCTTTGAAGGCGCCTTTGCCGCTGGCAACCAGCCCTATCCGCCGACCTCGCCCTGGTATGACGCCGATTACCCGGTTCCGGGCCGCGATGTGGCCAAGGCCAAGGAACTGCTGGCCGAAGCCGGGTATCCCGATGGTCTGGAGCTGGAAGTACAGGTCCCCAACACCACCGTTCCGCTGCAGCTGATGCAGGTGGTTCAGGCCATGGCCGCCGAAGCAGGCATCGACGTGAAGATCGTCTCGAAAGAGTTCGCCACCCTGCTGGCCGATCAATCCGCCGGTGACTACACCGCCAGCCAGATCGGCTGGTCCGGCCGGGTCGATCCCGATGGCAACATCCACCAGTTCATGACCACGAACGGTGGCCTCAACGACAGCAAATACTCGAACCCTGCCGTGGATGAGGCGCTGAACGCGGCCCGCGTTGCCGCCAGCACCGAGGCCCGCAAGGCGTCCTATGATGCCGCACGCGACGTGCTGGTCGAGGAATCGCCGATTGTCTACCTCTACCATCAGACCTGGATCTGGGCGCATAACACCAATCTGGAAGGCTTCACCGCCTATCCGGACGGGATGATCCGCCTCGAAGGCGTCACCTGGAACGAGTGA
- a CDS encoding ABC transporter permease produces MFLFLMRRILIAVPTIILISIFVFALQKLLPGDPLLVLAGEERDPEVLELLREKYRLNDPIIVQYFTWITNALQGDLGISLRTNQPVTELMMQKLPVTLQLAAMSMIFALTIGVPAGILSAYRKGTLTDYLANVVALSGLSIPNFWLGIMLILLVSVKWQLLPASGYVPLSEDFAQSIRTMLMPAFVLGTALAATMMRHTRSAMLGVLSADYVRTARAKGLTERRVVLKHAFRNALTPIVTLTALLFGELVAGAVLTEQIFTIPGFGKMVVDAVFNRDYAVVQGIVLVTAVGFIFMNLLADALYFILNPRLRGQ; encoded by the coding sequence ATGTTCCTGTTCCTCATGCGCCGCATCCTGATTGCGGTGCCCACGATCATACTGATCTCGATCTTTGTCTTCGCCCTGCAAAAGCTGCTGCCGGGGGATCCGCTTCTGGTGCTCGCCGGAGAAGAGCGCGACCCCGAGGTGCTGGAACTGCTGCGCGAGAAATACCGCCTGAACGATCCCATCATCGTGCAGTATTTCACATGGATCACCAATGCCCTGCAGGGAGACCTCGGGATTTCGCTGCGTACCAACCAGCCGGTCACCGAGCTGATGATGCAGAAACTGCCGGTGACGCTGCAACTGGCGGCGATGTCGATGATCTTTGCCCTGACTATCGGCGTGCCTGCGGGCATCCTGTCGGCCTACCGCAAGGGTACGCTGACCGATTACCTGGCCAATGTGGTTGCCCTTTCGGGTCTGTCGATCCCCAACTTCTGGCTTGGCATCATGCTGATCCTGCTGGTGTCGGTGAAATGGCAGCTGCTGCCCGCATCCGGCTATGTGCCCCTGTCCGAGGATTTCGCGCAGTCGATCCGCACCATGTTGATGCCTGCCTTCGTGCTGGGCACCGCCCTTGCCGCCACGATGATGCGGCACACCCGCTCGGCCATGCTGGGCGTGCTCAGCGCCGATTACGTCCGCACCGCCCGTGCCAAGGGGCTGACCGAACGCCGAGTGGTCCTGAAACACGCCTTCCGCAACGCGCTGACCCCGATTGTCACCCTGACCGCGCTGCTGTTCGGCGAATTGGTGGCTGGCGCCGTCCTGACCGAGCAGATCTTCACCATTCCCGGCTTTGGGAAGATGGTCGTCGATGCGGTGTTCAACCGCGACTATGCGGTGGTGCAGGGTATCGTTCTGGTGACCGCGGTCGGCTTTATCTTTATGAACCTTCTGGCCGATGCGCTGTATTTCATCCTCAATCCACGGCTGAGAGGGCAATAA
- a CDS encoding ABC transporter permease, with the protein MTEATAPFTPEQDAISDGKNRVWKKFRSHRSALFGGILVAFFVAIALLAPVLPIPDPAATDWGAVRKAPSAAHWMGTDEIGRDVLSRLIWGAQASLLAGVVSVGIALALGVPLGILAGYFGGWTDAVISRCTEALLAAPFLILAIALAAFLGPSLTNAMIAIGISATPIFIRLTRGQVLTVRSEDYVDSALAIGLPTPKILRRYILPNVLPPILVQATLTIATAIIAEASLSFLGLGQQAPAPSWGSMLNTAKNFLNQAPWMAMWPGISIFLVVLGFNLLGDGLRDALDPREH; encoded by the coding sequence ATGACCGAAGCAACAGCCCCCTTCACCCCCGAGCAGGATGCAATCAGCGACGGCAAGAACCGCGTCTGGAAGAAGTTCCGCTCTCACCGCAGCGCCTTGTTCGGCGGCATTCTGGTGGCCTTCTTCGTGGCGATTGCCCTCTTGGCCCCCGTGCTGCCGATCCCTGATCCCGCCGCCACCGACTGGGGCGCCGTGCGCAAGGCGCCCTCGGCCGCCCATTGGATGGGCACGGATGAGATTGGCCGCGATGTGCTGTCCCGCCTGATCTGGGGGGCGCAGGCCTCGCTTCTGGCCGGTGTGGTCTCGGTCGGGATTGCCCTCGCCCTTGGCGTGCCACTCGGCATTCTGGCCGGCTATTTCGGCGGCTGGACCGATGCGGTGATCTCGCGCTGCACCGAAGCCCTGCTGGCGGCACCCTTCCTGATCCTGGCGATTGCGCTGGCGGCCTTTCTTGGTCCGTCGCTGACAAATGCGATGATCGCCATCGGGATCTCGGCCACGCCGATCTTCATCCGCCTGACCCGCGGGCAGGTGCTGACCGTGCGCTCCGAAGACTACGTGGACAGCGCCCTGGCCATCGGCCTGCCGACGCCCAAGATCCTGCGCCGCTATATCCTGCCCAACGTGCTGCCGCCGATCCTGGTGCAGGCAACCCTGACCATTGCCACGGCGATCATCGCCGAGGCCTCTCTGTCCTTCCTCGGCCTTGGCCAGCAGGCGCCCGCGCCCAGCTGGGGATCGATGCTGAACACAGCGAAGAATTTCCTCAATCAAGCCCCCTGGATGGCCATGTGGCCGGGCATCTCGATTTTTCTCGTGGTGCTGGGCTTCAACCTTCTTGGCGATGGTCTGCGCGATGCGCTGGACCCCCGCGAGCACTAG
- a CDS encoding gamma-glutamyltransferase family protein has translation MSDFTTRPEIRGTFGVATSTHWIASTVGMSILEKGGNAFDAAVATALVLQVVEPHLNGPAGDMPAIFHKAETGETKVVCAQGVAPKAATIEAYTEQGLTLIPGSGLLATVVPGAFDGWMMLLRDHGTMSLREVLEPVIGYARDGHPVLPRVANTIAGLQEFFETEWPTSAAVWAPDGEAPKPNALFKNPDLARTYERLAEAGEAAGEDRVAQIDAARAEWREGFVAEAIFDYLKDAHVMDVSDEKHSAVLAPEDLKDWRATYEDTLSYEYEGWTVHKTHAWSQGPVLLQGLAILKGFDLGAMDPFGAEFVHTVTEAMKLAYADREAYYGDPAQSEIPMEYLLSEEYNAERRKLITDKASTEQRPGRVPGFEHLADAYVERAARDFNVGQVAAQEPTMSHLTEKRGDTVHLDVIDRWGNMVAATPSGGWLQSSPVIPGLGFPLNSRAQMFWLEDGLPTSLAPGRRPRTTLTPSYAEKDGVQMVFGTPGGDQQDQWQLIWFLRFVHFGMELQQCMDAPLFHSMHFQGSFFPREVRTAEMMVEPNFGEAVIADLRARGHNVVVADPWTVGRLTAALREPDGMLRAAATPRLMQAYAVGR, from the coding sequence ATGTCCGATTTTACAACACGGCCCGAAATCCGGGGCACCTTCGGGGTCGCAACCTCGACCCATTGGATTGCCTCGACCGTCGGCATGAGCATTCTGGAAAAGGGCGGCAACGCATTTGACGCCGCCGTCGCAACCGCGCTGGTCCTGCAGGTGGTCGAACCACATCTGAACGGTCCGGCCGGCGATATGCCCGCGATCTTCCACAAGGCGGAAACCGGCGAAACCAAGGTGGTCTGTGCACAGGGCGTGGCGCCCAAGGCGGCGACCATCGAAGCCTACACCGAACAGGGGCTGACCCTGATCCCCGGTTCGGGTCTGCTCGCAACCGTTGTTCCCGGCGCCTTTGACGGCTGGATGATGCTGCTGCGCGATCACGGCACCATGTCCCTTCGCGAGGTGCTGGAACCGGTGATCGGCTATGCTCGCGATGGCCATCCGGTGCTGCCGCGTGTGGCCAATACCATTGCCGGTCTGCAGGAATTCTTTGAAACCGAATGGCCAACCTCGGCTGCTGTCTGGGCCCCGGATGGCGAAGCGCCGAAACCCAACGCCCTGTTCAAGAATCCAGATCTGGCGCGCACCTACGAACGTCTGGCCGAAGCGGGCGAAGCCGCAGGTGAGGACCGTGTCGCCCAGATCGACGCCGCCCGCGCCGAATGGCGCGAAGGTTTCGTGGCCGAGGCGATCTTTGACTATCTGAAAGACGCCCATGTGATGGATGTCTCGGACGAGAAACACAGCGCGGTGCTGGCGCCCGAGGACCTGAAGGACTGGCGTGCCACCTATGAGGACACCCTGTCTTACGAATACGAAGGCTGGACGGTGCACAAGACCCACGCCTGGAGCCAAGGGCCGGTGCTGCTGCAGGGCCTTGCCATCCTCAAAGGCTTTGACCTTGGCGCGATGGATCCCTTTGGCGCCGAGTTCGTGCACACCGTGACCGAAGCGATGAAGCTCGCCTATGCCGACCGCGAGGCCTATTACGGCGACCCCGCCCAGTCCGAGATCCCGATGGAGTACCTCCTCAGCGAGGAATACAACGCCGAGCGCCGCAAGCTGATCACCGACAAGGCCTCGACCGAGCAGCGCCCGGGCCGGGTGCCGGGCTTCGAACATCTCGCCGACGCCTATGTCGAGCGCGCGGCGCGGGACTTTAACGTCGGCCAGGTGGCGGCGCAGGAACCGACCATGTCGCACCTCACCGAAAAGCGCGGCGATACCGTGCATCTCGACGTGATCGACCGTTGGGGCAACATGGTCGCCGCGACACCTTCGGGCGGCTGGCTGCAAAGCTCCCCGGTCATTCCGGGCCTCGGTTTCCCGCTCAACTCCCGCGCCCAGATGTTCTGGCTGGAGGACGGTCTGCCAACCTCGCTGGCGCCGGGCCGCCGCCCCCGCACCACCCTGACCCCCAGCTATGCGGAAAAAGACGGTGTGCAGATGGTCTTTGGCACCCCCGGCGGTGACCAGCAGGACCAGTGGCAGCTGATCTGGTTCCTGCGTTTCGTGCATTTCGGCATGGAGCTGCAGCAATGCATGGATGCGCCGCTGTTCCATTCCATGCACTTCCAGGGATCCTTCTTCCCACGCGAAGTGCGCACCGCCGAAATGATGGTCGAGCCCAACTTTGGCGAGGCGGTAATCGCGGACCTGCGCGCCCGGGGTCACAACGTCGTGGTGGCGGATCCCTGGACCGTCGGCCGCCTGACCGCTGCCCTGCGCGAGCCGGACGGCATGCTGCGCGCGGCGGCGACCCCGCGCCTGATGCAGGCCTATGCGGTCGGCCGATGA
- a CDS encoding DUF1028 domain-containing protein, which translates to MTWSLIAKNPEDGPIAVIVASRFFACGAVVPFVGPTVAVASQAFCNPVWGTEGRRRMAAGESAQAVLADFALRDQGQAIRQAHMMDAEGRFVAHTGADCVDWAGHLLAEDHSVAGNMLTGPEVIEATSAAYKDNADLPFAERLIVAMQAGEAAGGDKRGRQAAGLVIHRGQEHAWLDIRADDHADPLGELARLWEVAQERYVHFSKGMPTAEKFSGLPTREGIDADIAAAEARRIAEGRPSKSQAVDY; encoded by the coding sequence ATGACCTGGTCGCTGATTGCCAAGAATCCCGAGGATGGCCCGATCGCTGTGATCGTCGCCTCCCGGTTCTTCGCCTGCGGCGCGGTGGTGCCCTTTGTCGGGCCGACTGTCGCCGTGGCGTCGCAGGCCTTCTGCAATCCGGTCTGGGGCACCGAGGGACGCAGGCGCATGGCCGCCGGTGAAAGCGCCCAGGCGGTGCTCGCCGATTTCGCCCTTCGCGATCAGGGGCAGGCGATCCGCCAGGCCCATATGATGGATGCCGAAGGTCGCTTTGTCGCCCATACCGGCGCCGATTGCGTCGACTGGGCCGGGCACCTCTTGGCCGAGGATCATTCGGTGGCGGGCAATATGCTGACCGGCCCCGAGGTGATCGAGGCAACCTCGGCGGCCTACAAGGACAACGCGGATCTGCCCTTTGCCGAGCGTCTGATCGTGGCCATGCAAGCCGGAGAGGCCGCAGGTGGCGACAAACGGGGCCGTCAGGCCGCCGGACTGGTGATCCATCGCGGACAAGAGCATGCCTGGCTCGACATCCGGGCCGATGACCACGCGGACCCCCTAGGTGAGCTGGCCCGCCTCTGGGAGGTCGCGCAGGAACGCTATGTGCATTTCTCCAAGGGCATGCCCACGGCCGAGAAGTTTTCTGGCCTGCCCACCCGCGAAGGCATCGACGCCGATATCGCCGCGGCAGAGGCCCGCCGCATCGCAGAAGGACGCCCCAGCAAATCGCAGGCCGTCGATTATTGA
- a CDS encoding FadR/GntR family transcriptional regulator, translating into MSSHSRSSSIEPIKQKVLALIKSGSLAADGKLPTERVLSEQFDVSRRAVRLALDSLEEQGLVWRKQGKGTFAGQPADPTGDLAAKIAGETNALQVMEARLCIEPELAALCAKRMQPDELMRLRRLAQRQFESNGPEAIELWDGAFHRLIAQCARNRPLLTSFALLDRIRENPEWIRIRARARSGPSLEVSHCEHVTIIEAIATGDSDVARTAMREHLTTRFDALRSEMDPGDDSWETELFDIDTGK; encoded by the coding sequence ATGTCATCACACTCCCGCAGCTCGTCTATCGAGCCGATCAAACAAAAGGTTCTGGCCCTGATCAAATCGGGCAGCCTCGCCGCGGACGGAAAACTGCCCACCGAACGGGTTCTGTCGGAACAGTTCGACGTCAGCCGCAGGGCGGTGCGTCTAGCCCTCGACAGTCTGGAAGAACAGGGGCTGGTCTGGCGCAAACAGGGCAAGGGCACCTTTGCCGGACAGCCCGCCGACCCAACCGGAGACCTCGCAGCCAAGATCGCCGGGGAAACCAACGCGCTACAAGTGATGGAAGCGCGCCTGTGTATCGAGCCGGAGCTTGCCGCGCTGTGTGCCAAACGGATGCAGCCGGATGAGCTGATGCGCCTGCGCCGTCTGGCCCAGCGGCAGTTTGAATCCAACGGTCCGGAAGCGATCGAACTTTGGGATGGCGCCTTTCACCGGCTGATCGCCCAATGCGCCCGCAACCGGCCATTGCTGACCTCCTTTGCCCTGCTTGACCGGATCCGCGAGAACCCGGAATGGATCCGCATCCGCGCCCGTGCCCGAAGCGGCCCGTCGCTGGAAGTGTCGCATTGCGAGCACGTGACCATCATCGAGGCGATTGCCACCGGCGACAGCGATGTGGCCCGCACCGCCATGCGCGAACATCTGACCACCCGCTTTGACGCGCTGCGGAGCGAAATGGACCCCGGCGACGACAGCTGGGAGACCGAACTGTTCGACATAGACACCGGCAAGTAA
- a CDS encoding acetamidase/formamidase family protein → MTSTLPASVQSCHWGFFDAAHPPALSIDSGEEVIIDTVSGGPDMLPGDGFHVPPELLEIHAAGLPGMPGHILTGPVEVRGAQPGDVLQVDILDISLRQDWGYNMIRPLAGTLPLEFPKRQRTILPLDAERQLAHLPWGTDLPLAPFFGVMGVAPPPEWGRISTIEPRRHGGNIDNKELIAGTTLYLPVLAPGALFSCGDGHAAQGDGEVCVTAIETALRGHFRLTLRRDLSLDYPQAETPSHHITMGMHADLDVCAEMALRDMIAVAEARLGISREDAYMLCSLAADLRITQTVNREKGVHMMMPKSQLQRP, encoded by the coding sequence ATGACATCCACCCTTCCCGCATCGGTGCAGAGCTGCCACTGGGGCTTTTTCGACGCGGCCCATCCGCCTGCCCTGTCCATCGACAGCGGCGAAGAGGTCATCATCGACACCGTCTCGGGCGGCCCCGACATGTTGCCCGGAGATGGTTTTCACGTGCCGCCGGAATTGCTGGAAATTCACGCCGCCGGTCTGCCGGGCATGCCGGGCCATATCCTGACCGGCCCGGTCGAGGTGCGCGGCGCCCAGCCGGGCGATGTGCTGCAGGTCGATATCCTCGATATCTCGCTACGGCAGGACTGGGGCTACAACATGATCCGGCCCTTGGCCGGGACGCTGCCGCTGGAATTTCCCAAACGCCAGCGCACCATCCTGCCGCTGGACGCCGAGCGGCAACTGGCCCACCTGCCCTGGGGCACCGATCTGCCGCTGGCGCCGTTCTTTGGGGTCATGGGGGTGGCGCCGCCGCCGGAATGGGGGCGGATCTCCACCATCGAGCCGCGTCGCCATGGCGGCAATATCGACAATAAGGAACTGATCGCGGGCACCACCCTGTACCTGCCGGTTCTGGCACCGGGCGCGCTGTTTTCCTGTGGCGACGGTCATGCCGCGCAGGGCGATGGCGAGGTCTGCGTCACCGCCATCGAAACGGCGCTGCGCGGGCATTTCCGCCTGACCCTGCGCAGGGACCTGTCGCTGGACTACCCACAAGCAGAAACGCCATCGCATCACATCACCATGGGCATGCATGCCGATCTGGATGTCTGCGCCGAAATGGCCCTGCGGGACATGATTGCCGTGGCCGAGGCGCGATTGGGGATCAGCCGGGAAGACGCCTATATGCTCTGCAGTCTCGCTGCGGATCTGCGCATCACCCAGACGGTGAATCGCGAAAAAGGCGTGCATATGATGATGCCGAAAAGCCAGCTGCAACGCCCGTAA
- a CDS encoding F0F1 ATP synthase subunit gamma, whose protein sequence is MQTLEALSARMHTTAEIHSIVRTMKSLSSVSIRQYERAAAAMLQYERTVDLGLQAVLRDQSLQPQVGSPAEVAPGSALIVIGSDRGLCGRFNDRIGGRAVARLLEESDCRLCVLGQRVAAHMEAEGHMPDALFALPGSAAGLTATVHAVAVEIDRWTEAGVGTVSLLFNRRAGASLAVPTEWPLLPVPRGDLDALARESWPSRSLPTYRMAPTKLFSWLIGQRIFVQIYRALAESLASEHAARLAAMRRAEGNISDHREELMDAYRQKRQEEITRELLDIISGFEAVDQGDPA, encoded by the coding sequence ATGCAGACGCTTGAGGCGCTTTCGGCGCGGATGCACACCACCGCCGAGATCCATTCCATCGTACGCACCATGAAAAGCCTCTCTTCGGTCAGTATCCGACAGTACGAACGCGCAGCTGCGGCTATGCTGCAGTATGAACGCACGGTGGATCTGGGGTTGCAGGCTGTGCTGCGTGATCAGTCTCTGCAGCCGCAGGTGGGGTCACCCGCAGAGGTGGCGCCGGGATCGGCGCTGATCGTCATCGGCTCTGACCGGGGGCTGTGCGGGCGGTTCAACGACAGGATCGGCGGTCGCGCGGTCGCGCGGCTCTTGGAGGAGAGCGATTGCCGCCTCTGCGTGCTGGGCCAGCGGGTGGCGGCGCATATGGAGGCAGAAGGGCATATGCCCGATGCGCTGTTTGCGCTGCCCGGATCGGCCGCCGGTCTGACGGCCACGGTGCATGCGGTTGCGGTGGAAATCGACCGCTGGACCGAAGCGGGCGTCGGGACAGTTTCGCTTTTGTTCAACCGCCGCGCCGGGGCTTCATTGGCGGTGCCGACCGAGTGGCCGCTGCTGCCGGTGCCGCGCGGGGATCTCGATGCGCTGGCACGCGAATCCTGGCCATCGCGCAGCCTGCCGACCTACCGCATGGCGCCGACCAAGCTGTTCTCCTGGCTGATCGGGCAGCGGATCTTTGTGCAGATCTATCGCGCGCTTGCCGAATCCCTGGCCAGCGAACACGCTGCGCGTCTGGCTGCCATGCGCCGGGCAGAGGGCAATATCAGCGACCACCGCGAAGAGCTGATGGATGCCTATCGCCAGAAACGGCAGGAGGAAATTACCCGCGAGTTGCTGGATATCATTTCAGGCTTCGAGGCGGTGGATCAGGGTGATCCAGCCTGA